A single genomic interval of Paralichthys olivaceus isolate ysfri-2021 chromosome 7, ASM2471397v2, whole genome shotgun sequence harbors:
- the adm2b gene encoding protein ADM2, producing MCALPPAWLWLLLGLLPLELQARAVTLQSLSHRHRLSLSRSSKHPKSSRHTTVVPSVSNHVVATDNHVPLRDIWSALLHKEAPLHSSDRSLDQSNVLQEAPVWQRGSRGRRHANTGGGRGHSYLMRVGCVLGTCQVQNLSHRLYQLIGQSGREDSSPINPRSPHSYG from the exons ATGTGTGCGCTCCCGCCGGCGtggctgtggctgctgctcGGCCTCCTGCCTCTGGAGCTCCAGGCCCGGGCTGTGACTCTGCAGAgcctctctcacagacacag GTTGAGTTTATCCAGAAGTTCTAAACACCCAAAGTCTTCTCGTCACACCACCGTCGTGCCTTCTGTCTCTAATCACGTAGTTGCCACTGACAACCACGTTCCCCTAAGAGACATCTGGAGTGccctgctgcacaaagaggCCCCGCTGCACTCGTCCGACAGATCGCTTGACCAAAGCAATGTGCTGCAAGAAGCACCGGTTTGGCAGCGTGGGTCAAGAGGTCGTCGTCATGCCAACACTGGTGGTGGGCGGGGCCACAGCTACCTGATGAGGGTGGGTTGTGTCCTGGGCACCTGTCAGGTTCAGAACCTCAGCCACCGTCTCTACCAGCTGATTGGACAGAGCGGGAGGGAAGACTCCTCCCCCATTAACCCTCGCAGTCCTCACAGTTATGGCTAA
- the miox gene encoding inositol oxygenase encodes MPVSPACIPTAQVKSRVYIYVHLCREADGQSPRINTTQELQRFHCPAMSVINIGPDPSLAYRPNLERNENKEKEDYRNFENGSLIDRVFRTYTLMHTNQTLDFVKKKHYEWISCNHTQMGMMDAVMSLDQLVDESDPDVDFPNSFHAFQTAEGIRQAHPDKDWFHLVGLIHDVGKIMALWDEPQWAVVGDTFPVGCKHQKSIVFRDNTFLENPDDKNPSYNTEHGIYEPNCGLDNVLMSWGHDEYLYRVLKFNKCQIPEEGLYMIRFHSFYPWHSHGDYMHLCNDKDLSMIPWVQEFNKFDLYTKTTDMPDVDKLKSYYQSLIDKYCPGKLKW; translated from the exons ATGCCGGTGAGTCCTGCATGTATACCTACAGCACAGGTCAAAAGCagggtatatatatatgtgcactTGTGCAGGGAAGCAGACGGGCAGTCTCCGAGGATCAACACAACTCAGGAGCTGCAAAGATTTCATTGCCCGGCCATGAGTGTCATTAATATT GGTCCAGACCCATCTCTGGCATATCGGCCGAACttggagagaaatgaaaacaaagagaaggaaGACTACAGAAATTTTGAG AATGGAAGCCTGATTGACCGAGTCTTCAGGACGTATACGTTGATGCACACCAACCAAACCCTGgactttgtaaagaaaaag CACTATGAATGGATCAGCTGTAACCACACTCAGATGGGGATGATGGACGCCGTCATGTCCCTGGACCAGTTGGTGGATGAGTCCGATCCTGACGTGGACTTCCCCAACTCCTTTCACGCCTTCCAGACCGCAGAGGGTATCCGCCAAGCCCACCCTGACAAAG ACTGGTTCCACTTGGTGGGTCTGATTCATGATGTCGGGAAGATCATGGCTCTTTGGGACGAACCTCAG TGGGCAGTCGTGGGCGACACCTTCCCTGTGGGATGCAAGCACCAAAAATCCATTGTGTTCAGAGACAACACCTTCCTTGAAAACCCAGATGACAAAAATCCCAGCTACAA taCTGAACATGGGATCTATGAACCAAACTGTGGGCTGGACAACGTCCTCATGTCCTGGGGCCATGATG AGTATCTCTACAGAGTTCTGAAGTTTAACAAGTGCCAGATCCCAGAGGAG GGTCTGTACATGATTCGGTTCCACTCATTCTACCCCTGGCACTCCCACGGAGACTACATGCACCTGTGCAACGACAAAGACCTCAGTATGATCCCCTGGGTCCAAGAGTTTAA CAAATTTGACCTGTACACAAAGACCACCGACATGCCCGATGTTGACAAACTGAAGAGCTACTACCAGTCTCTGATCGACAAGTACTGTCCTGGAAAACTGAAGTGGTGA
- the lmf2a gene encoding lipase maturation factor 2a, translating to MGEIVLPRRMFLWSMSLIYVAAFVSLYVQIPGLYGNDGLLPARWQLPYSGKSLKEQLVSSPTLLWLGPWLGLDTHTAMELLCLIGAALSLAATLVEALRDSVVFFCLWALYLSMYQVGQVFLYFQWDNLLLETGFLCILVAPLTIIRGSRGVREHDRVTFWLIRWLLFRLMFASGVVKLTSRCPTWWGLTALTYHYETQCIPTPLAWFAHHLPMWWQKLSVVGTFVIEIAAPFLFFSPIRRLRLGSFYLQVLLQVLIILSGNYNYFNLLTLALSLSLLDDQHVHFWLGRVDKTNNSESRLWSWLFYLVELAVWSLMVFGSIICFDLKLDTVKKGISSRTAITFHQFNQFLKTVIIPSIWIGVLSLTWEMITAMFRCACVSGFLKRFWGTVQWTVLAAAAVAMFTVSLVPFTYIEHDSHARLWPGVRRTYELVDRYQLVNSYGLFRRMTGVGGRPEVIIEGSNDGITWTEIEFMYKPGNLSAPPAVVTPHQPRLDWQMWFAALGPHTQAPWFTSLMYRLLQGKRDVIELIQTDVSQYPFHQQPPAYVRAHRYRYWFTLPKADGSYPQRWWRRVYDEEFYPTVHLGNTALESLLNQYGLKDKSSPRPMSNRTVAQAVRWVRSQVRGVPAHTLIWTLIACSATFCLLQGLRNRSKESPLAEEAAVTVTDQTGDQKEEEEDEEEHSEDEEEEKDNVGDDEEGEEEEEEEEEDDKARQGKDEILQKEKI from the exons ATGGGAGAAATAGTCCTGCCGAGGCGCATGTTCCTCTGGAGCATGTCGCTCATCTATGTGGCCGCCTTTGTTTCCCTGTATGTGCAGATACCAG GTCTCTATGGTAACGATGGGCTGTTGCCGGCTCGTTGGCAGCTGCCATACAGCGGTAAGTCCCTCAAGGAACAGCTGGTGTCCTCTCCCACCCTCCTGTGGCTCGGACCTTGGCTCGGCCTGGACACGCACACTGCCATGGAGCTGCTGTGTCTCATTGGGGCCGCGCTGAGCCTCGCCGCCACGCTGGTGGAGGCTCTGCGAGACAGCGTGGTGTTTTTCTGCCTCTGGGCCTTGTACCTGTCCATGTACCAG GTGGGCCAGGTGTTCCTCTACTTCCAGTG GGACAACCTGCTCCTAGAGACCGGTTTCCTCTGTATCCTCGTTGCTCCACTGACAATAATCAGAGGGTCACGCGGGGTAAGGGAGCACGATCGTGTGACCTTCTGGTTGATCCGCTGGCTTCTCTTCCGGCTCATGTTTGCTTCTGGTGTGGTGAAGCTGACATCACGCTGTCCCACGTGGTGGGGCCTGACAG CTTTGACGTATCACTATGAGACTCAGTGTATTCCGACACCTCTGGCCTGGTTCGCCCACCATTTGCCCATGTGGTGGCAGAAGCTCAGCGTGGTGGGAACCTTTGTCATCGAGATCGCCGCACCTTTTTTGTTCTTCAGTCCTATACGTCGGCTGAGACTTGGCTCTTTTTACTTGCAG gtgctgctgcaggttctCATTATCTTGTCTGGAAATTACAACTATTTCAACCTGCTGACATTGGCTCTCTCCCTGTCACTGCTGGATGATCAGCATGTACATTTCTGGTTAGGCAGGGTAGACAAGACCAACAACAGCG AGTCCAGACTGTGGTCGTGGCTGTTTTATCTGGTGGAACTGGCAGTTTGGTCCCTCATGGTCTTTGGATCAATTATATGCTTTGATCTAAAGCTGGATACGGTGAAGAAGGGCATCTCCTCCAGAACCG CAATCACATTTCACCAGTTTAACCAGTTTCTGAAGACTGTCATAATCCCCTCTATCTGGATTGgggttctctctctcacctgggAAATGATAACAGCGATGTTCAG GTGTGCGTGTGTCTCTGGTTTCCTGAAGAGGTTTTGGGGCACCGTTCAGTGGACTGtgctcgctgctgctgctgttgccatgTTCACTGTCAGTCTG GTTCCCTTCACCTATATTGAGCATGACTCTCATGCCAGGTTGTGGCCAGGAGTGCGTCGGACCTATGAGCTTGTGGATCGCTACCAGCTGGTCAATTCGTACGGCCTCTTCAGAAGAATGACAGGTGTTGGCGGGCGGCCAGAAGTCATCATCGAGGGAAGTAATGACGGAATCACGTGGACG GAGATTGAGTTTATGTATAAGCCTGGGAACCTAAGTGCACCTCCCGCTGTGGTGACGCCTCACCAGCCCAGGTTGGACTGGCAGATGTGGTTTGCTGCCCTCGGGCCTCATACACAGGCTCCGTGGTTCACCAGCCTCATGTACAGACTGCTGCAGGGAAAGAGAGATG tgatcGAGTTGATTCAGACAGATGTGTCTCAGTATCCGTTCCACCAGCAGCCTCCTGCCTACGTCCGAGCTCATCGCTACAGATACTGGTTCACTCTACCCAAAGCTGATGG CTCTTACCCACAGCGCTGGTGGAGGAGGGTCTATGATGAAGAATTCTATCCCACAGTGCACCTGGGTAACACAGCCCTGGAGAGCCTGCTCAATCAGTATGGACTCAAG gaCAAATCGTCACCACGTCCCATGTCCAACAGGACCGTTGCCCAGGCAGTCAGGTGGGTGCGTTCACAGGTCAGAGGAGTTCCTGCCCACACACTCATCTGGACCCTCATTGCCTGCAGCGCCAccttctgtctcctccagggATTGCGAAACAGGAGCAAAGAGAGCCCACTTGCTGAGGAGGCTGCTGTGACTGTGACCGATCAGACGGGTGAtcaaaaagaggaggaggaagacgaagaaGAGCACagtgaagatgaggaagaggagaaggacaaTGTTGGTGATGACGAGGAgggtgaggaagaagaagaggaggaggaggaggatgataaAGCAAGACAAGGGAAAGATGAGATCCTCCAAAAGGAAAAGATCTGA